In the genome of Terriglobales bacterium, the window CGCAGCCCGCACGGGCGCGTGAACAGCATCGACTTCAGCCCGACGGAAGACCGCTTCGCCGTGATCGACCACAACGGCGTGCTGCTGATGTTCGCGTACCAACAGGCTCGATGAAGGAGGCGGCCACGGCCGCCGGGGAGGCTGTCATGTTCACTCGCAGGGAGCTATTCAAGACCGGGTTTGCCGCGCTCGCGGCGAGCCTCAGCATGGATGCGGCGGCCGCCACCACGCAGCGCGCCGCCCCGCGCGAGGCCGGCAGGTTCTGGCCGGAGGGCATCCGGCTGCCGGTCTCGCTCTCGCTGATGTTCGAGGCGGGCGGGCAGCCGCGGCGCGAGCCGCCGACGCCCTTCGGGTATTTCACGCCGCCGCCGGAGTATCCCGACATGCCGACGGTGACCTGGTATCGCTACGGCGACTGCGAAGGCATCCCGCGCATGCTGGACGCGATGGACAAGCGCAACATCAAGCTGACTTCGCACATGATCGGAGCGGCGGTGGAGCGCAATCCGGGACTGGCGAAGGAGATCGTGGAACGCGGTCATGAGGCGGCCGCCCACGGCGCGCGCTGGGACACGCAGTACAAGCTGACCCGCGGCGAAGAGTCCAAGTTCCTGCGGGAGGGCACCGAAACGGTGCAGCGCATCACCGGCAAGCGCCCGATCGGGTTCAACGCTCCCGGGCTGCGCGGAACCGTGAACACGCTCGAGATCCTGGTCGAGCTGGGTTACGTCTACCACATCGACGACGTCAGCCGCGACGAGCCGTTCCTCGTCGAGCTGCGCAACGGGCGAACCATCGTCGTGGTGCCGTACGCCGTCTATCTCAATGACATCCGCGCTTACGAGTCGCGCTTTCTCTCGACCGAGGAGTTCAAGAACGACCTGAAGAACAGCTTCGACTGGATCTACGAAGAAGCCGCGCAGCGGCGGCGCATGCTGGCCATCACCACGCACGACCGCCTGCTGCGGCCCGAGCGGGTGAAGGTGCTGACCGAGTTCCTGGACTACATCCGCACGAAGCCGGGGGTCGCATTCCTGCGCAAGGACGAGATCGCGCGCATCGCGGCGAACGACCCCGGGACCATCCGCGAGAAGTTCGACGACGTGTACCCGGGCGTGCTGTGACGGCGCAGGCGGCCGGGCGGGCCGCGCGCGCCGCTACTTCGGCTCGATCAGCACGATGCGGTGCGCGCCCTGCTCGCCGCCCCATACCTTGCCGCCCCGCCCGTTCATCTGGAGCAGCTGCGAGACCTGCTTGTCGCTCGGCAGGATGACGAACGACTCGGTGGCGGGGTCGAAGCGCAGGATGGAGTTCGACATGAAGTCGGTGATCCAGACCATGTCGTGCTCGTCGACGTAGGTGGAGTAGCCGCGCGGGCCGAGCCCCGGGATCTTGAACGCCGCCCAGGACCTTGCGGCTGGATCGTAACGCAGCAGCTCGCCGAGTCCCCAGGTGGCGAGCCAGAGCCTGCCCTTGGAATCGGACCAGATGCGGCGCGCGCCCGTGGGCGCGGGATGCGGAAGGTCGACGACGGTGAGCCGCCGCGTCCGCGGCTCGATGCCGACGATGTGGTTGAGCGCGAAGTTGGTGAACCAAACCGTGCCCTGCGGCGTCACGGTGATGCCGTACGGCCCGAAGCCTCTGGGCGCGTCCCAGACCTCGACCTTGCCTTCTTTCGGGTCAAGCCGACCGTACTGGCCGTTCTGGCCGGTGAACCAGAGCACGCCGGCCTGGTCGAAGACGCCGGTATTCAGGTTCACGTCGCCGCGCTCCTTGGGCACGCGGAAGAGAGTCATCTTGTGATCGCTGGAGTTCACGCGGATGATGGCGTTCTGGCCGCCGTCCATGACCCAAAGGTTGCCGTCGGGCCCCATGTGGATGCCGTGCGGCGAAGAGCCAGGCCCGAGAGGAAAGAGCTCGTACTTGCCGGTCCTGGGATCGAGCAGGCCGACGGAGCCGTCGAACTGGTTGGAGAACCAGACGGTGCCGTCGGCGGCGGGCGCGACGTCGCGATTCCCCATCCCCGGCTTCACCGGATAGTAAGTCACCTTGAAGTCGGCGGCGGTGACGGCCTTCACCTGGCCGTCCATTTGGGCGACGACAGGCAGCGCGAAGCAGCCGAGAACCACGAGCGCGAGGACGGCGAGGCGGAGGGGCGCGGCAGTCGGAGTGGATGTCATCGTGGTCACCTCAGTCGCAGCCTTCGACCGACACGGTGTAGGAAAATCCGGTGGCGCGCGGCTCGAGCGCGTAGTTCGACTGCACCTTCACGTTGAACATGTTGCCGATCTTTTCGTCCGGGACTTCGCGCGGCATCACCTCGAGCGGACCCCAGTCTTGCGGCGACCCAGCCTTCGGGTAGATGGTCTCGACGACCGGCTCGTAGATGGTGTCGTCGGCGTAGCGCGTGATGAGCTTCACGAGGTAGGGCGCGACGTCGGAGGACATGGGCTGGAGGTGGACCATCACGTACTTGTAGGCGCGCGGCATGAGGAAGTAGGTGTTACCGGTCGGCCCCAGGGCGCCTTCGCGCGGGCCGATCCTTTCGGTGACGACTTTCGTGTCGTCGCTGCGGTGAGAAGGCGGCAACAATTCGCACTTGAGCTGGGCGGCGGGCGGGATGACGTGGGAGCGCGCGGCCGGCGCGACGGAGACGTCAGTGGCGCCGCTGCGCCGCAGCAAGTCCTCGACGAAGCCGGAGTCCTTCATGTCCTCGACGAACGCGGCCAGGTACTTGCGGCCGGCGAGGCCCTTCCCTTTCGGCGTGGCGATGGCCTGGTCGATGTCCATGAAGCTGCCGCGGACCAGCCGCAACTTGGGGTGGCTCTTCACGTACTGCGCGAGCGGGATCTTGATGAAAGCGGCGACCTCGAGCTGGTCGCGCGTGAAAGTCTCGACGACGCTGCTCAGCGACGCGGGCTGGACGCGGATCAACTCAGCGTTCTTCAGCTTGCTCGTGAGGTAGAGGTCGTAGACCGAGCCCTGGCCGACGGCGATGCGGGTGCCGAGGCGGTCGACGTCGGCGAGGGTGCGCACGGGCGAGCCGACGCGCACCATGTATCCACCGTCGAACTCCACGTAAGGCGCGGTGAAGTCGACCGTATCGGAGCGCCGGGGATCGATGGCGAAGAAGCCGATGTCCCAGGTGCCGCCGCCGGCGGAATCGAACTCCTTGCCGGCGCCTTCGAAGATGACGTACTCGAGCGGCACGCCGAGGCGGCGGGCGAGTTCCTGCGCGAGCTCGACGCTGATGCCGTTCAGCTTGCCGGTCGCGGGATCGCGCTGCACCAGCACGGTGTTGACCAGGTTGATGGCGGCGCGCAGCTGTCCGGTGGGCGCCAGGTCCTTCACCGCGGCAGCCGGCGCCGCACTCTGGGCTGCGGCCAGCACGCTCGCTGCCAGCAAGAATGCCGCGACCAAGATCCTACGCATGAGACCTCCCCGGTCCATGTTCACTGCCAGGACTGACTTCGGATAGGGGAGATAGCCTAGAGGCGCGCTCCCCGCTTGTCAAAAACAGATGGGCGCGGCTACTGCTGCTGCAGATCTTCCAATTGCTGTTCGGGCTCGGGCTCTTTCTGCTGCTTCTTCTTGCGGAGGTCGAAGAGGGCGGGCGCGCGCAGTTGCAGCAGGATGGCGTGGCGCGGCGCCCACGCTCCGGCGGTCGTCTTCGAAGTGCGGAACTGGTAGCCGGCGCGAAGCTCCCAACCGCGCGGGATGGTGAAAGCCAGGCCGAGGCGAGTGCGGGCCACAGCGAAGCCGCGGCCGTCCTGCAGGATGAGCTCCTGCCCCGCCCAAGGCGAGACCTTGCCGGTGTCCCAGAGAAACTCGAAGCGCTGGCGCAGGCGGTTGCGCTCGGGCCTGCCGCCGGGCAGGAACTGGTGCTCGTAGAGCGTGCTGCCAACGCCAACCGCGCGCGTCCAAGGGAGCGGGTACGAGAAGCCGGCGTTGACGCCGTGCTGCCAGCCTTCCGTGATCTCGCCGTGGCCGCGCAGGCGCGCCCAGTAGCCGGCGCGCAGGCTCCAGCCGCGTCCGAGCACGAAGCGCGCGGAGCTCGCGCCGCGGCCGATGAAGGTGGAGCGCGGCAGCGGCTCGTCGGTGCGCATCTCGGTGCTCGCCATCCAGAGCCAGCGCTCCGAGCGAACCAGCGGGACCGAGATCTCGCCCCACACGCCCGGCTCCTGCGGCGCGGCGGGCATCGCGCACAGCAGGGCGAGAGTAGCCGCCGCGAGCAGCCGGATGGTCCGAAGCCTGAGCATGGGAGTGCAAGAGGATAACCCATGCGGGCGGCTGCCGGTCGGTCGCGCTTATGCGCTCAAAGACTTCTCCACGATCTCGATGCCGGTCTTACGAAGGAACTCCTCGGGCGATTCGCCGCCGATGAGCACGAAGACCAGGTGGTTCGGGAGGGTGAGCGGCCGGCCGCGCACGTCCAGGTGGACCTGGCCGGCGGTGATGCTGGTGACTCGCGCCCCGGTGAAGATTTGCACGCGGCCCTCGGCGCGCGCGGCTTCCAGCTTCTCGCGGTTGCGCTCGCGCAGACGCGGGAAGTCGTCGCCACGGTGGCAGAGCGTCACGCGGTTCTTCCCGGAGCGGCTGAGGGCGAGCGCGGCTTCCACGGCGGAGTCGCCGCCGCCCACGACGAGCGCGTCGAGATCGTCGTAGCTGTCGGCCTCGATGAGGCGATAGGAGACCTTGGGCAGTTCCTCGCCGGGCGCGCCGAGCTTGCGCGGCGAGCCGCGCTTCCCCATCGCCAGCACCACGTTACGCGCGCGGTAGTCGCCGGTCGCGGTGCGGACGTGGAAGCCGGCAGAGTTGCGTTCGACCGCGAGCACCTTCTCGTTGGTGCGGATCTGCACGCCGGTGTTGCGAATGATCGTCTCCCAGACGGAGAGCAGGGCTTCCTTGGTGCCGTCGCCGACGTAGAGCGTGCCGTAGAGCGGGATCTCGACGGGCTCGGCCATGAGGAATTTCTGCCGCGGATACTGGCGGATGGTGGCGGCGATCTCTCCCTGCTCGAGCGTGAGGTATCGCAGGCCGTGCTGCTGCGCGCTGAGCGACGCGCTCAGCCCAGCCGGGCCGGCGCCGACGATGGCGACGTCGTACATCTCGTCGGAAGCGGGGGCCGGCGCCTTCTGCAGGCGCGCGCGCAGGTGGTCGACCACGAGCTTGCCTTCGTTGATCGCGGTCTTGATGAGCCCCATGCCGCAGAGCTCGCCGACGATGAATACGCCCGGGATGTTGGTCTCGAAGTTCTCGCGCACCAGCGGCACGCGCATGGTCTGGAGCACGCCGCCGAAGGAAAGCGTGATGGCCTGCGTGGGGCAGGCCTCGGCGCACTTGGCGTGCCCGGTGCAGCGCTCGGGATGGCTGAGGATGGCCTTGCCGCCGTCGAGGGCGAGCGTGCCGGTCTCCGGGCAGACGTGGACGCAACTGCCACAGCCGATGCAGAGCGAGGCGTTGATGACGGGCTTCGGCGCGCCCGCCTTGCCCCCCGGGACGGACGCGGTCTGCTGCGGCGCCTGGTGGACGATCCACATCGCCATGGCGGCGCCGCAATGCGGGCAGAAGGCGACGCTTTTCTCCATCGGCTTGGCGCAGCGCGGGCACGGGCGCTGCGGCCTGGGCGGCAGAGCCGCGGCGTGCGGCTTGCCCGCAGTCAGTTTCTTCAAGTAGCCCCGAACGAAGAACAGCGTGAGGGCGCCGGCAAGCAGGAATGCGATCAGGGTGTCCATCAGAAGAACCCGAACAGGACGACGACACCGATATGCAGCAGCGCGAGCACGGCGAAGGAGTAGCTGAACGGACGGTGGACGACGTGCCAGAGGTGAAAGATCTTGTGGGTGCGTTCGAGGAAGGCGATGCGCTTGGAGAGCGCAGAGCACAGGCGCGCGGTGTCGACGATGCGCTCCAGGTCGCGGTCGCCGGTGGCGAACAACCCGCCGAAAGAAAGCAGCGCGCCGCCGAAGCCGAGGGCGCGGCGGCGGAGCCGCGCCACGCGCAGCGGCCGCGCGAGGTCGAGCAGGAACATCTTCGCCACCGCGCGCAGCGCGCCCATCTCGCCGATGGCTCCGGCCGTGGGGACGTCGAAGAGCGGCGCGAGTTCGGCGGGCCGGAAGAGCCGCTGGCCGGCAAGCGCCTGCGTCAGCTCGTCCTGCTGCGTGCGCAGCTCCTTGAGCGAGACTTCCGCAGAGCTGAGCGAGCGCGGGATCTGGGCGTAGATGTAGCGGCCTACGATGCCGGAGAGCGCGACCGCCACCATGATCCAGAACGCGATGCCCGCGATGCCGCGGAACTTGAACGACGAGTGAAAGGCGATGA includes:
- a CDS encoding polysaccharide deacetylase family protein, which produces MFTRRELFKTGFAALAASLSMDAAAATTQRAAPREAGRFWPEGIRLPVSLSLMFEAGGQPRREPPTPFGYFTPPPEYPDMPTVTWYRYGDCEGIPRMLDAMDKRNIKLTSHMIGAAVERNPGLAKEIVERGHEAAAHGARWDTQYKLTRGEESKFLREGTETVQRITGKRPIGFNAPGLRGTVNTLEILVELGYVYHIDDVSRDEPFLVELRNGRTIVVVPYAVYLNDIRAYESRFLSTEEFKNDLKNSFDWIYEEAAQRRRMLAITTHDRLLRPERVKVLTEFLDYIRTKPGVAFLRKDEIARIAANDPGTIREKFDDVYPGVL
- a CDS encoding transporter substrate-binding domain-containing protein — encoded protein: MRRILVAAFLLAASVLAAAQSAAPAAAVKDLAPTGQLRAAINLVNTVLVQRDPATGKLNGISVELAQELARRLGVPLEYVIFEGAGKEFDSAGGGTWDIGFFAIDPRRSDTVDFTAPYVEFDGGYMVRVGSPVRTLADVDRLGTRIAVGQGSVYDLYLTSKLKNAELIRVQPASLSSVVETFTRDQLEVAAFIKIPLAQYVKSHPKLRLVRGSFMDIDQAIATPKGKGLAGRKYLAAFVEDMKDSGFVEDLLRRSGATDVSVAPAARSHVIPPAAQLKCELLPPSHRSDDTKVVTERIGPREGALGPTGNTYFLMPRAYKYVMVHLQPMSSDVAPYLVKLITRYADDTIYEPVVETIYPKAGSPQDWGPLEVMPREVPDEKIGNMFNVKVQSNYALEPRATGFSYTVSVEGCD
- a CDS encoding DUF2490 domain-containing protein yields the protein MLRLRTIRLLAAATLALLCAMPAAPQEPGVWGEISVPLVRSERWLWMASTEMRTDEPLPRSTFIGRGASSARFVLGRGWSLRAGYWARLRGHGEITEGWQHGVNAGFSYPLPWTRAVGVGSTLYEHQFLPGGRPERNRLRQRFEFLWDTGKVSPWAGQELILQDGRGFAVARTRLGLAFTIPRGWELRAGYQFRTSKTTAGAWAPRHAILLQLRAPALFDLRKKKQQKEPEPEQQLEDLQQQ
- a CDS encoding NAD(P)-binding domain-containing protein — translated: MDTLIAFLLAGALTLFFVRGYLKKLTAGKPHAAALPPRPQRPCPRCAKPMEKSVAFCPHCGAAMAMWIVHQAPQQTASVPGGKAGAPKPVINASLCIGCGSCVHVCPETGTLALDGGKAILSHPERCTGHAKCAEACPTQAITLSFGGVLQTMRVPLVRENFETNIPGVFIVGELCGMGLIKTAINEGKLVVDHLRARLQKAPAPASDEMYDVAIVGAGPAGLSASLSAQQHGLRYLTLEQGEIAATIRQYPRQKFLMAEPVEIPLYGTLYVGDGTKEALLSVWETIIRNTGVQIRTNEKVLAVERNSAGFHVRTATGDYRARNVVLAMGKRGSPRKLGAPGEELPKVSYRLIEADSYDDLDALVVGGGDSAVEAALALSRSGKNRVTLCHRGDDFPRLRERNREKLEAARAEGRVQIFTGARVTSITAGQVHLDVRGRPLTLPNHLVFVLIGGESPEEFLRKTGIEIVEKSLSA